The following coding sequences are from one Vulpes vulpes isolate BD-2025 chromosome 12, VulVul3, whole genome shotgun sequence window:
- the TAS1R1 gene encoding taste receptor type 1 member 1 — protein sequence MSLLAAHLVSLQLSLSCCWALSCHNTESSPDFSLPGDYLLAGLFPLHSDCVGVRRRPMVTLCDRPNSFNGHGYHLFQAMRFGIEEINNSTTLLPNVTLGYQLYDVCSESANVYATLNVLSTLGTHHIEIQADPSHYSPAALAVIGPDTTNHAATAAALLSPFLVPVISYEASSVMLGVKRYYPSFLRTIPSDKYQVEIMVLLLQRFGWVWISLVGSDGDYGQLGVQALEEQATQQGICIAFKDIIPFSAQPGNERMQSMMYHLDRARTTVVVVFSSRQLARVFFESVVLAKLTAKVWIASEDWAISRHISSLPRIWGIGTVLGVAIQQKLVPGLKEFEEAYVWAKKAAHRPCSRDSWCSSNQLCRECRAFTVQQMPTLGAFSMSSAYNAYRAVYAAAHGLHQLLGCASGACSRDRVYPWQLLEQIRKVNFLLHEDTVIFNDNGDPLSGYDIIAWDWSGPKWTFRVIGSSTWPPVQLDINKTKIRWHGEDNQVPESVCSSNCLEGHQRVVVGFYHCCFECVPCEAGTFLNKSDLHSCQPCGKEEWAPEGSESCFLRTVVFLTWHEPISWVLLAANTLLLLLVAGTAGLFAWHLDTPVVRSAGGRLCFFMLGSLAGGSCGLYGFFGEPTLATCLLRQGLFALGFAIFLSCLTIRSFQLVFIFKFSAKVPTFYQAWVQNHGPRLFVVISSMAQLLICVTWLAVWTPLPTRDYQRFPQLVVLDCTEANSPGFMVAFAYNGLLSVSAFACSYLGKDLPENYNEAKCVTFSLLLNFVSWIGFFTTASVYQGKYLPAVNVLAALSSLSSGFSGYFLPKCYVILCRPDLNSTEHFQASIQDYTRRCGST from the exons ATGTCACTCCTGGCAGCTCACCTGGTCAGCTTGcagctctccctctcctgctgctgggcccTCAGCTGCCACAACACAGAGTCATCTCCTGATTTCAGCCTCCCTGGGGATTACCTACTTGCAGGTCTGTTCCCTCTGCACTCTGACTGTGTCGGGGTGAGACGCAGGCCCATGGTGACCCTCTGTGACAG GCCCAACAGCTTCAATGGCCATGGCTACCACCTCTTTCAGGCCATGCGGTTTGGCATTGAGGAGATCAACAACTCCACAACACTGCTGCCTAATGTCACCCTGGGGTACCAGCTGTATGACGTGTGCTCAGAGTCAGCCAATGTGTACGCCACACTCAATGTACTCTCCACGCTGGGGACACATCACATAGAGATCCAAGCAGACCCTTCCCACTATTCCCCGGCTGCCCTGGCGGTGATTGGACCTGACACCACCAACCATGCTGCCACTGCTGCAGCCCTGCTGAGCCCGTTTCTGGTGCCTGTG ATCAGCTACGAGGCCAGCAGTGTGATGCTTGGAGTGAAGCGGTATTACCCCTCGTTTCTGCGCACTATCCCCAGCGATAAGTACCAGGTGGAGATCATGGTGCTACTGCTGCAGAGGTTTGGGTGGGTCTGGATCTCATTGGTGGGCAGCGACGGCGACTATGGGCAGCTGGGGGTGCAGGCACTGGAGGAGCAGGCCACCCAGCAGGGCATCTGCATTGCCTTCAAGGACATCATACCCTTCTCTGCCCAGCCGGGTAATGAAAGGATGCAGAGCATGATGTACCACCTGGACCGAGCGAGGACCACTGTTGTGGTCGTTTTCTCCAGCAGGCAGCTGGCCAGGGTGTTCTTCGAGTCTGTGGTCCTGGCCAAGCTGACTGCCAAGGTGTGGATCGCTTCAGAAGACTGGGCCATCTCCAGACATATTAGCAGCCTGCCCAGGATCTGGGGCATTGGCACAGTGTTGGGCGTGGCCATCCAGCAGAAGCTTGTCCCTGGTCTGAAGGAGTTTGAAGAGGCCTACGTATGGGCAAAGAAGGCAGCCCATAGGCCTTGCTCCAGGGACTCCTGGTGCAGCAGCAACCAACTCTGCAGAGAGTGCCGAGCTTTCACAGTACAGCAGATGCCCACACTCGGAGCATTCTCCATGAGCTCTGCCTACAATGCCTACCGGGCTGTCTACGCAGCAGCCCATGGCCTCCACCAGCTCCTGGGCTGTGCCTCTGGAGCCTGTTCCAGGGACCGAGTCTACCCCTGGCAG CTTCTAGAGCAGATCCGCAAGGTGAATTTCCTTCTACACGAGGACACTGTGATATTTAATGACAACGGGGACCCTCTCAGTGGCTATGACATAATTGCCTGGGACTGGAGTGGTCCCAAGTGGACCTTCAGGGTCATCGGCTCCTCCACGTGGCCTCCAGTTCAGCTGgacataaataaaaccaaaatccgGTGGCACGGAGAGGACAACCAG GTGCCTGAGTCTGTATGCTCCAGCAACTGTCTTGAAGGGCACCAGCGAGTAGTTGTGGGTTTCTACCACTGTTGCTTTGAGTGTGTGCCCTGTGAGGCCGGCACCTTCCTCAACAAGAGTG ACCTCCACAGTTGCCAGCCTTGTGGGAAAGAAGAGTGGGCACCTGAGGGAAGTGAATCCTGCTTCCTACGCACTGTGGTGTTCTTGACTTGGCATGAGCCTATCTCTTGGGTGCTGCTGGCAGCTAATacgctgctgttgctgctggtggCTGGGACTGCTGGCCTGTTTGCCTGGCACTTAGACACCCCGGTGGTGAGGTCAGCTGGGGGCAGGCTGTGCTTCTTTATGCTGGGCTCCCTGGCAGGGGGCAGCTGTGGGCTCTATGGCTTTTTCGGGGAGCCCACCCTGGCCACATGCTTGTTGCGCCAAGGCCTCTTTGCCCTCGGCTTTGCTATCTTCCTGTCCTGCCTGACAATCCGCTCCTTCCAACTGGTCTTCATCTTCAAGTTTTCTGCCAAGGTACCCACCTTCTACCAGGCCTGGGTCCAAAACCATGGTCCCCGCCTCTTTGTGGTGATCAGCTCCATGGCCCAGCTGCTCATCTGTGTAACTTGGCTTGCGGTGTGGACCCCGTTGCCCACCAGGGACTACCAGCGCTTCCCTCAGCTGGTGGTGCTTGACTGCACAGAGGCCAACTCCCCGGGCTTCATGGTGGCCTTTGCCTACAACGGCCTGCTGTCCGTCAGCGCCTTTGCCTGCAGCTACCTGGGTAAGGACCTGCCGGAGAACTACAACGAGGCCAAATGCGTCACCTTCAGTCTGCTCCTCAACTTCGTGTCCTGGATTGGCTTTTTCACCACAGCCAGCGTCTACCAGGGCAAATACCTGCCGGCGGTCAACGTGCTGGCGGCGCTGAGCAGCCTGAGCAGCGGCTTCAGCGGTTATTTCCTCCCCAAGTGCTACGTGATCCTGTGCCGCCCAGATCTCAACAGCACCGAGCACTTCCAGGCCTCCATCCAGGACTACACGAGGCGCTGCGGCTCCACCTGA